The following proteins are encoded in a genomic region of Bradyrhizobium sp. SK17:
- a CDS encoding LysR family transcriptional regulator codes for MNWDDLRIIAAVRDEGTYAGASARLRIDETTVGRRLARIERALGLRLFEAADGLRKPTRQCDVVLAHIQAMAVHAEEIGRIGESLPGPVGRLRIASTNAIAEEVLAPRTGALLRAHPGLTLQFLTSSDNVKFSRWEADLAIRLRKPDKGDFAISKLAEVRLYFFEPAATTAGEAVTCAYPDELGGIPEMQFLRAKRLRARCVTDNVRVIHRLIQSHHAVGVLPEHSCVDLLTDRRLRATLLPKRRDVWLLVQNHLKRDAATRVTIDWLRGCFQDVVRGG; via the coding sequence ATGAATTGGGACGACCTTCGCATCATCGCCGCCGTCAGGGACGAGGGCACCTATGCCGGCGCCAGCGCGCGGCTGCGCATCGACGAGACCACGGTCGGCCGGCGGCTGGCGCGGATCGAGCGCGCGCTCGGCTTACGCCTGTTCGAGGCCGCCGACGGCCTGCGCAAGCCGACCCGGCAATGCGACGTCGTGCTCGCGCACATCCAGGCGATGGCCGTGCATGCCGAGGAGATCGGCCGGATCGGCGAGAGCCTGCCCGGGCCGGTCGGCCGGCTGCGCATCGCTTCGACCAATGCGATTGCGGAGGAGGTGCTGGCACCGCGCACCGGCGCGTTGCTGCGTGCCCATCCGGGCTTGACGTTGCAGTTTCTGACGTCGAGCGACAACGTCAAATTCTCGCGCTGGGAGGCCGATCTCGCGATCCGCCTGCGCAAGCCCGACAAGGGCGACTTTGCGATCTCGAAGCTCGCCGAGGTCAGGCTGTATTTCTTCGAGCCGGCCGCGACGACGGCGGGAGAGGCGGTGACGTGCGCCTATCCGGACGAACTCGGAGGCATTCCTGAAATGCAGTTCCTGCGCGCGAAGCGGCTTCGCGCGCGCTGCGTCACCGACAATGTGCGTGTCATCCACAGACTGATCCAGTCGCATCACGCGGTCGGCGTGCTGCCGGAGCATAGTTGCGTGGACCTTTTGACCGATCGCCGCCTGCGTGCCACGCTGCTGCCGAAGCGACGCGACGTGTGGCTGCTGGTGCAGAACCATCTCAAGCGCGACGCGGCCACGCGCGTTACCATCGATTGGCTGCGCGGCTGTTTCCAGGATGTCGTACGAGGCGGGTGA
- a CDS encoding cysteine hydrolase family protein yields the protein MTAAKTLMQLAGIDLTPPRLGDSCLVLIDIQNEYLAGPLALPDASPAIARATALLGRARDSGAVIIHIAHKGAPGSLFDRAAERGAIVAPLAPRPGEIVIEKQLPNAFAGTELNTQLAATGRKELVLAGFMTHMCVSSTARAALDLGFRTTIDADSCATRDLPDGSGGTIAAKLIHDVALAELSDRFAIIARGNALA from the coding sequence ATGACCGCAGCCAAGACATTGATGCAGCTCGCCGGTATCGATCTTACCCCGCCTCGCCTCGGCGACAGCTGCCTGGTGCTGATCGATATCCAGAACGAATATCTCGCAGGTCCCCTCGCTTTGCCCGACGCCAGCCCCGCGATCGCACGCGCTACCGCGTTGCTCGGACGCGCACGCGACAGCGGCGCTGTAATCATCCACATCGCGCACAAGGGAGCGCCGGGAAGCCTGTTCGACCGCGCCGCGGAGCGCGGCGCGATCGTGGCGCCGTTGGCACCAAGGCCGGGCGAGATCGTGATCGAGAAGCAATTGCCGAACGCGTTCGCCGGCACCGAGCTGAACACGCAGCTTGCCGCGACCGGACGCAAGGAGCTGGTGCTCGCCGGCTTCATGACGCATATGTGCGTCAGCTCGACGGCCCGCGCCGCGCTCGATCTCGGCTTCCGCACCACCATCGATGCCGACAGCTGCGCCACCCGCGACCTGCCCGACGGCAGCGGCGGCACCATTGCCGCAAAACTCATCCACGACGTCGCGCTCGCCGAACTATCCGACCGCTTCGCGATCATCGCCCGCGGCAACGCCCTCGCCTGA